The sequence below is a genomic window from Scomber scombrus unplaced genomic scaffold, fScoSco1.1 SCAFFOLD_381, whole genome shotgun sequence.
atattaatattttcgGTTTGGTTTTTAATCCTGATAGTAAACTGAAGCtctataaatatgcattttgCTTTTAGAAACCCTGGACTACGTTAATcactattttttgacattttatggaccaaacaatcAATACAATGGTTTTTATAACAGACTTTAgtatccttatttatttttagacattacaTACGTTTTCTATTGGCTTATTTACTCTCACACATCTTTTTATTgactgttttgatgttttattacttttatgtttatatatttagctGCTGGAAACCTGAATTTCCCCATTGAgatcaataaagtgactatGTAGAAAAATCAAGCACCATTCAGACACTTTAACCAAGTCTCACAGGAGGAACGGAGTATCAGGTTTaacttttaatcacacaaatgtcatttttcttcacatgaataaataaattcctTTAAAATCGATACTGTTAGCGCTCAGTTTGCAGCCATgatttcacacagacacactactGGACTTATTTAATTCAACTTAGTATCAATAACTTCTCACATTAATCGACTTATTGACtctctgctaaaaaaaacaacaaagttaacCATCTAGCAGCAGAAGTTAATGAGACCAAAACAAAGCTACGAAAATCAATGTCTGAAATCTGCATCAGCAGCTAATCAAGAGTTTTATTAGGATTGTTAGTCGCAGTCATACTTAACTTTAAACCTATTTTAATCCCAatttccactttaaaaaaaatgtttaagttgtAAAACATAATTCTCCATTCACATCACATCAATCACCACATATTTAAACTCCATATTTACCCTAAAATACTCCAATCATCGGACACTTTCGGCTATATTTGGTTCCAGCAAATAGCCACATCCGAAAAAACCGCGAACGCATCATATTTAAACAGTTTCTCCGATAATTCTCCTGatattttatccatttaaaccCTTTTAAAACACAGAGAGGTGAAGTTTACCTGATGATGGCGACAAACTGAGTCATGGTGAGTTCATGCGGCACCAGGAACTTGGTTTTATCCAGAGGAGGAAGATACTTCTCCCTCTCATAACGCTCAATGATCACCTGAAGCACGAACACACAGGTGagcttcattaaaacacattattcattattaatcatgttttactGTCACAAACTTACCGGGATTTTGTTGGGGAACTTCGACCTGATTCCTGCCACCTCTTGTTTCCTGGTAGCTgctcaaagaaagaaagaaagaaagaagagtttAAAGGTTTTTGAAAGTTTCTAAAGAGACTTTTCCTTCGTTTTTTAACGCATTTGTAAGTTTTTACCGAAGCTCTTCCTCAGTTTAAAAGGTTTGTTCTGCAGCTGGGTTTTGTCAAACGGAGGCATGCTCTGTGTGAGTGAtagtgagtgaatgtgtgtgatagtgtgtgtgagtgtgtgtgtgtgatggagggCTGCTTCAACATGCGGTGCGCGCACAGCCGAGCAGGAGTTAAATAGAGGCGGCTGCTGCGCATCAGCTGATTAGCACATGGCCTCAGTCACAGTGAGAAATCATCTGAGGATTAATCAGGTTAGAGAGgagctgaggaggagaagaggaggacaagaggaggagcataaagagaggaggagaagaggagaagaggaggagcataAACAGAGGACCGATCTCCCCTTAAATCAGTAAAATCACACTCTGGGCGTCCACTGAAACATTATAATCAAACATCAATTTAATCATAAAtaacagagtttttttttaagtacaatGACTGTTATTTACATGAATGAGATAAAATAGGCTAAATAGGAAACACGTTACAAGCAGAACTTCGCATCATAACTCTCATGAATGACAATAACTGCAATTCCTCACTAAGCCACTGAGAGGCGCTGTAGAGTCAATATTAAACGCTCTGAAACAGGGCATATGTCTATTCAGACCTCGTGAATGCTCTTTTAAACCGAGCCATTGGAAGCAAGTGATCAGTACCATCCTGCCATCcataaaatatactttatttctttatattttagttGTAGTCTGGCCTCCATGCCGCCAAATAAACCCCTAACCCGTGTATGTGGATGAGCAGTGATTGATGTGTGATCAGTGTGATTGATGTGTGATCAGTGAAGAGTAATACGTGTGTTGTCCTGTTCAAGCAGCAGAGcctccgtgtttttattttataacctgTGTGTCTATAAAGTTTCTCCTTATTGTTAAACCCAACTGAGAAGTACAGTTAGAtcagtcttctttttttctattaaatgttcaactttaTGTCTGACTTTATGCGTGTTAACATGTTTGTTCATGTGATGATCAGTGAAATCTGTCTTTCTGACTGAAAGCACAATGTTAGTTCAATTAGAGACAAAAATCAGATCATAACTTTTAGGGGAcctgactgagagagagagagagagagagagagagagaggagagaggagagagagagagagagagagagagagagagagagagagagagagagggagagagagagaggggccaCAGAGCAGGGCAGAGTGCAGCAAGGAAGGGGCCCAAAGCAACCAGTGTTGAAAAGCAACAAGGGCCAAAACCAACCTGGGCCCAAAGCAACCGAGGCCCAAAGCAACCGGGGACCGAAGCAACCGGGACCAAAGCAACCGGACCAAAGCAACCGGGACCAAAGCAACCGGGGCCCAAAGCAACAGGGGCAACCGGGGCCCAAAGCAACCGGGCCAAAGCAACCAAGGACCAAAGCAAACAGGGGCCCAAAGCAACCCCTGCCCAAAGCAACAAGGTACCAAAGCAACCTGGGACTAAAGCAACCAGGGCCCGAAGCAACCGGGGCCCGAAGCAACCGAGGCCCAAAGCAACTGAGGCCCAAAGGAAACGGGGGCCCGAAGCAACCGGGGCCCGAAGCAACCGGGGACCAAAGCAACAAGGGCCCGAAGCAACCGGGGCCCGAAGCAACAAGGGCCCAAAGCAACTGAGGCCCAAAGGAAACGGGGGCCGAAGCAACCGGGGCCCGAAGCAACCGGGGACCAAAGCAACAAGGGACCGAAGCAACCGGGGCCCAAAGCAACCAGGTTTTATGTCTtagaaatacttttatttatacaaagcagCCCTTATCTGCCAAAACAATCTGAAATGTTCATgcccatatttggtcatttccTTTAATAGACATACAAGTTTTTAGGTTAAACAATATATAACTTAAACAGTAATACGcatatactagttagctttaaaataactgaatagaaaaagagataaatgctcTGAAGCTTAGTTTTCCCACTTTACCCCAATAATCCACTTTATACAGCCACCGGCCCTTTATTAGgtgtattcagtgttttttaacattgtcaGAAAAGTGATAaatctactttatgtttattattgaggtgaattatattgactggtgttcatatattttttatccaTATATTaacatgagaggggcaaaatattaggaacaccagttaATATAATGAACTCTAAACATTTCCATCAGCTCATTGCACAATTATAAtctattttttcttaattaaatgTTTCCTTAAGATGAAACTCTTTCATATAAAAGCCAAACTTGTAGGTAAGAAGAGGTGTTAAGATGTCAAATATAGATTTTTAATTAAGAGTATTTATGTAAAACAGTCTAATGTGATAATTAACTGTGTTTATACATGATTGagattataatattaatatgctAATGTTAAAAGTATTTAAACCCTGACACTgaaattatgaataaataaataaatataaagtataaatatggAGTCAGACCTGAACTCTAAATTTCCATAAAGCGTAAAAAGTTGCCGATCAGCCAATGAGGTGAG
It includes:
- the map1lc3c gene encoding microtubule-associated proteins 1A/1B light chain 3C translates to MPPFDKTQLQNKPFKLRKSFATRKQEVAGIRSKFPNKIPVIIERYEREKYLPPLDKTKFLVPHELTMTQFVAIIRNRMALLPTQAFYLLINNSGLASMSLTMAQVYKDHQDDDGFLYMTYASQEIFGHV